One segment of Nostoc flagelliforme CCNUN1 DNA contains the following:
- a CDS encoding DUF4332 domain-containing protein, translated as MSAKNTNNRSCIQSRDWPIEQLPGLSHEEQSQLHNCGIPSTVALIKQGKTLEQRVALANKLQIHLQYVNKWMALADLARIPSVGIQYCGLLLHSGIGSVVQLAQTPTHRLHQQIMRLQVATMQRRDLCPAIELVQQWSQQAKAIIS; from the coding sequence ATGTCTGCTAAAAATACAAATAATCGGAGTTGTATCCAATCTCGTGACTGGCCAATCGAGCAATTACCTGGACTGAGCCACGAGGAACAATCTCAACTGCACAATTGTGGAATTCCTAGCACAGTAGCGCTAATCAAACAAGGCAAAACTCTAGAGCAAAGAGTAGCATTAGCAAATAAATTACAGATTCATCTTCAGTATGTAAATAAATGGATGGCTTTAGCTGACTTGGCGCGTATTCCCAGTGTAGGGATACAATATTGTGGTTTATTGCTCCATTCGGGTATTGGTTCTGTGGTGCAGTTGGCTCAGACTCCCACTCACAGATTGCACCAACAAATCATGCGCTTGCAAGTAGCAACAATGCAGCGACGAGATTTGTGTCCAGCAATTGAATTAGTACAACAGTGGAGCCAGCAAGCGAAAGCAATCATTAGTTAA
- a CDS encoding TetR/AcrR family transcriptional regulator: protein MRVFNSSPPSEAQTRTRILQAAQRLFAAQGFDGTTTRDLAHAASVAEGTLFRHFPNKKAILVEVATSGWVEILTDLLTELSEMGSYKAVAQVMRRRMWNFQKNADLMRVCFMEVQFHPDLRDRIQLEVITKMSDVGEAFFQTAMDKGIYRKMDAKLVAKVFLGMFAIAGFSNNTLMEPDASPQQMQEMAEGLADIFLNGVLSKE, encoded by the coding sequence ATGCGAGTTTTTAATTCTTCCCCACCCTCAGAGGCTCAGACGCGCACCCGGATTTTACAGGCAGCACAACGGTTGTTCGCCGCTCAGGGATTTGACGGCACTACCACCCGTGATTTAGCACATGCGGCAAGTGTAGCTGAAGGCACTCTATTTCGTCATTTTCCCAATAAAAAGGCAATTTTGGTGGAAGTAGCGACGAGTGGATGGGTGGAGATTCTCACAGATTTGCTAACAGAATTAAGTGAAATGGGCAGCTATAAAGCCGTAGCTCAGGTGATGCGTCGCCGGATGTGGAACTTCCAAAAAAATGCCGATTTAATGCGCGTTTGTTTTATGGAAGTGCAGTTTCACCCCGACTTGCGCGATCGCATCCAGTTAGAAGTCATTACCAAAATGAGCGACGTAGGCGAAGCATTCTTTCAAACAGCTATGGATAAAGGCATTTATCGCAAAATGGATGCAAAGCTTGTAGCCAAAGTCTTCTTGGGAATGTTTGCGATCGCAGGTTTTTCCAACAACACCCTCATGGAACCTGACGCCTCCCCCCAACAAATGCAAGAAATGGCAGAAGGACTCGCTGATATCTTCCTTAATGGTGTTTTATCCAAGGAGTGA